The following coding sequences are from one Electrophorus electricus isolate fEleEle1 chromosome 22, fEleEle1.pri, whole genome shotgun sequence window:
- the LOC118240550 gene encoding butyrophilin subfamily 1 member A1-like: protein MKCVWVILFLHWSLSGGQEFNMEGPDVPVVAAPGSDIILPCSIKPKASEQSHVSAVDMEVKWSRTDLNSAVVHHYMDKIDKNEDQDPSYRGRTALFKEELQYGNTSLLLKNVKVSDGGQYTCQVDSAHHKDHVSVLLKVEGIGGAPEITVLGTDSGEVFLQCDSKGWWPVPELQWLDSEGAEVPAGVKESHRDDRGFNVRLHLTANSNSTKTYICRVKQGQHVMEEKIDITGIGTSPVVSVVGTDASGGIQLVCETGGWTSEPELQWLDSEEAELPAGCTQSHHDSEGFTGSHRITVCSSDTVFYCRVKQHPRMKSHINIVGKVLLHAERHCWF, encoded by the exons atgaagtgtgtttgggtgattcTTTTCCTCCACTGGTCTCTCTCAG GAGGTCAGGAGTTTAACATGGAGGGTCCAGATGTGCCTGTTGTTGCTGCTCCTGGTTCTGACATCATTTTGCCGTGTTCCATCAAACCCAAAGCCTCTGAACAATCCCATGTGAGTGCTGTGGACATGGAAGTGAAGTGGAGCAGAACAGACCTGAATAGCGCAGTAGTGCATCACTATATGGATAAAATAGACAAGAATGAAGATCAGGATCCTTCATACAGAGGGAGAACAGCTCTGTTCAAAGAGGAGCTACAGTATGGCAACACCTCACTGCTACTGAAGAACGTTAAAGTGTCTGATGGAGGACAGTACACATGTCAAGTTGATTCTGCCCATCACAAAGATCATGTCAGTGTTCTGCTTAAAGTTGAAG GTATTGGAGGAGCCCCAGAGATCACTGTACTGGGCACTGACTCAGGTGAggtttttctccagtgtgaCTCTAAGGGCTGGTGGCCTGTACCTGAACTCCAGTGGCTGGACAGTGAAGGAGCAGAAGTGCCTGCTGGAGTAAAAGAGTCCCATAGAGATGACAGAGGCTTTAATGTGAGACTCCACCTCACtgcaaacagcaacagcaccAAAACCTACATCTGCAGAGTGAAACAGGGGCAGCATGTGATGGAGGAAAAGATCGACATTACTG GCATTGGAACAAGCCCAGTGGTCTCTGTGGTGGGCACTGATGCCTCAGGGGGGATCCAGTTAGTGTGTGAAACGGGAGGCTGGACGTCTGAGCCTGAGCTGCAGTGGCTGGACAGTGAGGAAGCAGAGTTGCCTGCTGGATGTACACAGTCTCACCACGACAGCGAGGGGTTCACTGGGAGTCACCGAATCACCGTGTGCAGCAGTGACACCGTCTTCTACTGTAGAGTGAAGCAGCATCCCAGGATGAAGTCACACATCAACATCGTTGGTAAGGTGCTGCTCCACGCTGAAAGACACTGTTGGTTCTGA
- the LOC113568133 gene encoding butyrophilin-like protein 2, translating into MKCVWVILFLHWSLSGGQEFNMEGPDVPVVAAPGSDIILPCSIKPKASEQSHVSAVDMEVKWSRTDLNSAVVHHYMDKIDKNEDQDPSYRGRTALFKEELQYGNTSLLLKNVKVSDGGQYTCQVDSAHHKDHVSVLLKVEGIGGAPEITVLGTDSGEVFLQCDSKGWWPVPELQWLDSEGAEVPAGVKESHKDDRGFNVRLHLTANSNSTKTYICRVKQGQHVMEEKIDITGIGTSPVVSVVGTDASGGIQLVCETGGWTSEPELQWLDSEEAELPAGCTQSHHDSEGFTGSHRITRCSSDTVFYCRVKQHPRMKSHINIVGIGTSPKIIIEGTDGSGGLRLLCEIKGWRSEPELQWFSGGAQLPAGDKESHRDDEVYTVRRHVTAQGSGTFVCRVKQYPKMEAEITVAAQG; encoded by the exons GAGGTCAGGAGTTTAACATGGAGGGTCCAGATGTGCCTGTTGTTGCTGCTCCTGGTTCTGACATCATTCTGCCGTGTTCCATCAAACCCAAAGCTTCTGAACAATCCCATGTGAGTGCTGTGGACATGGAAGTGAAGTGGAGCAGAACAGACCTGAATAGCGCAGTAGTGCATCACTATATGGATAAAATAGACAAGAATGAAGATCAGGATCCTTCATACAGAGGGAGAACAGCTCTGTTCAAAGAGGAGCTACAGTATGGCAACACCTCACTGCTACTGAAGAACGTTAAAGTGTCTGATGGAGGACAGTACACATGTCAAGTTGATTCTGCCCATCACAAAGATCATGTCAGTGTTCTGCTTAAAGTTGAAG GTATTGGAGGAGCCCCAGAGATCACTGTACTGGGCACTGACTCAGGTGAggtttttctccagtgtgaCTCTAAGGGCTGGTGGCCTGTACCTGAACTCCAGTGGCTGGACAGTGAAGGAGCAGAAGTGCCTGCTGGAGTAAAAGAGTCCCATAAAGATGACAGAGGCTTTAATGTGAGACTCCACCTCACtgcaaacagcaacagcaccAAAACCTACATCTGCAGAGTGAAACAGGGGCAGCATGTGATGGAGGAAAAGATCGACATTACTG GCATTGGAACAAGCCCAGTGGTCTCTGTGGTGGGCACTGATGCCTCAGGGGGGATCCAGTTAGTGTGTGAAACGGGAGGCTGGACGTCTGAGCCTGAGCTGCAGTGGCTGGACAGTGAGGAAGCAGAGTTGCCTGCTGGATGTACACAGTCTCACCACGACAGCGAGGGGTTCACTGGGAGTCACCGAATCACCAGGTGCAGCAGTGACACCGTCTTCTACTGTAGAGTGAAGCAGCATCCCAGGATGAAGTCACACATCAACATCGTTG GTATCGGAACAAGCCCAAAGATCATTATAGAGGGCACAGATGGCTCAGGAGGGCTCAGACTACTGTGTGAAATTAAAGGCTGGAGGTCTGAACCTGAGCTGCAGTGGTTCAGTGGAGGAGCACAACTGCCTGCAGGAGATAAAGAATCACACAGAGACGATGAGGTCTACACTGTTAGACGCCACGTCACTGCACAAGGCAGTGGAACCTTTGTCTGCAGAGTCAAACAGTATCCCAAGATGGAGGCAGAGATCACTGTCGCTG CACAAGGATAA